A genomic segment from Nicotiana tabacum cultivar K326 chromosome 7, ASM71507v2, whole genome shotgun sequence encodes:
- the LOC142162416 gene encoding uncharacterized protein LOC142162416 codes for MVKIQLIVQIWAWQKKQEKKEEIVEAKGNQSIEKWFLSIYCTMSTISATTSDTTQSSSSYGSEGFTPFSVNPSHPFYIHPSDNPNNPLVSPPFDGRGFVAWRRNMFVALFAKNKLGIETEIIFSESSIHTSVPFQLVHIDIRGPYHIKTYNDFRYFLTLVDDYSRVTWTHLLSCKSNALSVLQDFVSMVKVHFQSHVKAFRSDNAFELGGSSECQQFFSANGILHQTSIPHTPQQNGVVERKHKFLLEVFRALLFQSNLLLKYWGDCVLTTTYLINRLPSTILHNSSPFEKFHGHSPSLSHLRCFECLCHASSPIHSRDKFQSRFIFAVFIGYPCGKNGYKLLNLQNHSIFYSRDVIFHDHVFPYQPPASNPSSSPFVDISPPSATSQPISAHSSSPSPPLDIPLIPTLTHASSSFLSSLSPSQSTPSQIIFPAPQPPSFSSPPVPSPSPPQQPAPLILRKSFRPTTTPSYISDYVCSSIQSTPVFPSAKAASQPAWKAAMLKEFEDLDANHTWDMVLIPFHKKAIPCKWVYRSNKDLMASRQWFSKLFEALARGYISNKNDYTLFSKPSNGSLVVLDMYVNDILLAGNDLSAMNGLKEFLDAQFKIKDLGTIHYFLGLEITQHPDE; via the exons ATGGTAAAAATCCAATTGATTGTACAAATTTGGGCATGGcaaaaaaagcaagaaaagaaagaggaaatagtAGAAGCAAAAGGGAATCAAAGCATAGAGAAG TGGTTTTTGTCGATTTACTGCACAATGAGTACTATTTCTGCTACTACTTCGGATACTACACAGTCTTCGTCATCTTATGGGTCTGAGGGCTTTACTCCGTTTTCTGTTAATCCTTCACACCCTTTCTACATTCATCCGTCCGATAACCCAAATAATCCTTTAGTTTCACCTCCTTTCGATGGTCGAGGTTTTGTTGCTTGGAGGCGAAACATGTTTGTTGCTCTATTTGCGAAAAACAAGCTAGGGATT GAAACAGAGATTATCTTTTCTGAAAGTTCTATCCATACCAGTGTTCCCTTTCAACTTGTTCATATTGATATAAGGGGTCCTTATCACATCAAAACCTATAATGATTTTAGGTATTTTCTTACTCTGGTTGATGACTACTCTAGAGTTACTTGGACTCACTTATTATCTTGCAAAAGCAATGCTCTTTCTGTACTACAAGACTTTGTCTCTATGGTCAAGGTTCATTTTCAATCACACGTTAAAGCTTTTAGATCTGATAATGCTTTTGAATTAGGGGGGAGTTCTGAATGCCAACAGTTTTTTTCTGCCAATGGTATTTTACACCAGACTTCTATACCCCAtacccctcaacaaaatggggtggtTGAGAGGAAGCATAAGTTTCTCCTTGAAGTTTTCAGAGCTTTGTTGTTTCAGTCTAACCTTCTCCTAAAGTATTGGGGGGATTGTGTATTGACTACAACTTATCTTATTAATCGACTTCCTTCTACTATTCTGCACAATTCCTCACCCTTTGAGAAATTTCATGGCCATTCCCCTTCTCTTAGTCACTTGAGATGTTTTGAGTGCTTATGCCATGCTTCTTCCCCAATACATAGTAGAGATAAATTCCAATCTAGGTTCATATTTGCAGTTTTTATTGGTTACCCTTGTGGTAAAAATGGGTACAAACTTTTGAACTTACAAAATCATTCAATATTTTACTCTAGGGATGTCATATTCCATGACCATGTCTTCCCTTATCAACCTCCTGCCTCTAATCCATCTTCATCTCCCTTTGTTGACATTTCACCTCCTTCTGCTACATCCCAACCTATTTCTGCCCATTCTTCTTCCCCTTCTCCTCCTCTTGATATACCTCTTATTCCTACCCTTACACATGCTTCTTCTTCCTTTCTatcttctctttctccttctcaatCTACACCCTCACAGATTATTTTTCCCGCACCTCAACCTCCTTCCTTTTCCTCTCCACCTGTTCCTTCACCTTCACCTCCTCAACAGCCTGCTCCTCTCATTCTTAGGAAGTCATTTAGGCCTACTACCACTCCTTCTTACATCTCTGACTATGTCTGTTCTTCTATTCAGTCTACCCCTGTTTTTCCCAGTGCCAAG GCAGCTTCTCAACCTGCTTGGAAGGCTGCCATGCTAAAAGAATTTGAAGATCTTGATGCAAATCATACTTGGGATATGGTTCTCATCCCTTTCCACAAGAAGGCCATCCCTTGTAAGTGGGTTTACAGATCAAACAAAGATCTGATG GCCTCTAGACAGTGGTTCTCCAAACTTTTTGAAGCACTTGCTAGGGGTTACATATCCAACAAAAATGATTACACCCTGTTTAGTAAGCCTTCTAATGGCTCTTTGGTGGTTTTGGATATGTATGTTAATGATATCCTACTTGCTGGTAATGATCTTTCTGCGATGAATGGTTTAAAAGAGTTTCTGGATGCCCAGTTTAAAATAAAGGATTTGGGGACTATTCACTATTTTCTAGGGCTAGAGATTACTCAACATCCTGATGAGTAA